In a genomic window of Diabrotica undecimpunctata isolate CICGRU chromosome 2, icDiaUnde3, whole genome shotgun sequence:
- the LOC140433803 gene encoding uncharacterized protein, whose translation MNHQNYMKWLKDKLLPNLPSNSVLVIDNASYHNVTLEKCPTLASKKDIMKKWLTERNIFFDESETKPELYSKVLIAKPKNPVYAVDQLLAQHGHSVLRLPPYHPELNPIEKIWAILKNEVAARNTTFKLADVLELAKIRLNEITPEIWANTCRHVDKVEEEYFSREYILDEAREIIINLDDDSESSETELSDSLIQQRPINTN comes from the coding sequence ATGAATCACCAGAATTATATGAAGTGGTTGAAAGACAAACTTCTTCCCAATTTACCTTCCAATTCAGTTTTGGTAATAGACAACGCCTCATATCATAATGTGACTCTTGAAAAATGTCCTACATTGGCTTCGAAAAAAGACATCATGAAAAAATGGTTGACAGAAAGAAACATATTTTTCGATGAAAGCGAAACAAAACCAGAGCTCTACAGTAAGGTACTCATTGCTAAACCTAAAAATCCAGTATATGCTGTAGACCAATTATTAGCACAGCACGGCCACTCAGTTTTACGTTTACCACCATATCATCCGGAACTTAACCCAATTGAAAAGATATGggccattttaaaaaatgaagttgCAGCAAGAAACACGACTTTTAAATTAGCAGATGTTTTAGAACTAGCAAAAATCAGGCTAAATGAAATCACACCAGAAATATGGGCAAATACTTGCAGGCATGTTGATAAAGTAGAAGAAGAGTATTTCAGCCGAGAATACATCCTGGATGAAGCGCGtgaaatcattataaatttagaTGACGATAGCGAATCATCTGAAACAGAACTGTCTGATAGTCTGATACAACAACGACCTATAAATACCAACTAG
- the LOC140433804 gene encoding uncharacterized protein — protein sequence NAAFTVFSAAVIVSLELKWLANTEKLIEIVKQYPIIYDLRDEDYKNIRKKDKVWDNNIIFEKFHNSLNFFADSIHIWVDGSEELKKKWKNLRDSYAKHIRSLKTTTGQSAKKLHKWQWANQMEFFRSFLSFAKTTSNIADVPPDTENTDSEYINANIQTYEVSQSPVCSRNLQNDELAIKKIDPILTNARKELRRSRVLIPLRK from the exons AACGCTGCATTCACGGTTTTTTCCGCTGCAGTTATAGTTTCGCTTGAATTAAAATGGCTGGCTAATACAGAAAAACTAATTGAAATTGTGAAACAATATCCTATAATTTATGATTTAAGGGAcgaagattataaaaatataagaaaaaaggaTAAAGTCTGGGATAATAATATTATT TTCGAGAAATTCCACaactctttaaatttttttgcagaTTCTATCCACATTTGGGTAGATGGTTCTG aagaacttaaaaagaagtggaagaaTTTAAGGGATAGTTATGCGAAACATATAAGGTCCTTAAAAACGACTACAGGTCAAAGCGCAAAAAAGTTGCATAAATGGCAATGGGCAAATCAAATGGAGTTTTTCCGATCTTTTTTATCATTTGCCAAAACCACGTCGAATATAGCAGATGTGCCGCCAGATACAGAAAATACTGACAGTGAATATATCAACGCTAATATCCAGACTTATGAAGTGTCGCAGTCACCAGTCTGTAGCAGAAATTTGCAGAATGATGAGTTGGCGATCAAAAAAATAGACCCAATCCTAACAAACGCAAGAAAAGAATTGAGGAGGTCGAGAGTTCTGATCCCACTGAGAAAGTAA